One part of the Vanessa cardui chromosome 2, ilVanCard2.1, whole genome shotgun sequence genome encodes these proteins:
- the LOC124539039 gene encoding peptidyl-prolyl cis-trans isomerase NIMA-interacting 4, producing the protein MPPKKQPEKGGKSAGGNKTSGGGKSSGDSKEAAGKEKKGGTAVKVRHILCEKQSKCLEALEKLKAGQKFPDVAAAYSEDKARQGGDLGWMTRGSMVGPFQDAAFALPISSVTNPIYTDPPIKTKFGYHIIMVEGKK; encoded by the exons ATGCCGCCAAAAAAACAACCAGAGAAAGGTGGTAAAAGTGCTGGAGGTAATAAAACTAGCGGTGGTGGCAAATCGAGTGGTGATAGTAAAg aagccgcaggaaaagaaaaaaaaggtggGACAGCTGTCAAAGTTCGGCATATATTGTGCGAGAAACAATCAAAATGTTTGGAAGCATTGGAAAAATTGAAAGCTGGACAAAAATTTCCTGATGTAGCGGCCGCATACAGTGAAGATAAAGCAAGGCAAGGGGGAGACCTCGGCTGGATGACCCGAGGTTCTATGGTCGGGCCATTTCAAGATGCGGCTTTTGCTTTGCCCATATCTTCAGTCACGAATCCTATATACACCGATCCTCCGATTAAGACAAAGTTTGGCTACCATATTATAATGGTTGAAGGCAAAAAATGA
- the LOC124539027 gene encoding uncharacterized protein LOC124539027, with protein sequence MKRFLLLSVLAIAHAQFPNGRILEPPVPSQCVQRVIHERYADNKGYFFSWRDPALRGVEEDWLSARNYCRQRCMDLVSLETSDENEWVKARIVQDKVKYIWTSGRLCDFKGCNRPDLLPNEVNGWFWTAELQKLAPTTNRQQNDWSEGGGIGKPQPDNRELIQGGAAEHCVAILNNFYNDGVHWHDVACHHRKPFVCEENDALLKYVRYTNPNLRV encoded by the exons ATGAAACGATTCCTGTTATTATCGGTGCTGGCGATTGCGCATGCGCAGTTCCCAAACGGACGCATCCTAGAACCTCCAGTGCCATCACAGTGTGTGCAACGCGTCATTCATGAGAGATACGCCGACA ACAAGGGTTACTTTTTCTCGTGGAGGGACCCGGCCTTACGTGGAGTTGAAGAGGACTGGCTGAGTGCACGAAACTACTGTCGTCAGCGTTGCATGGACCTTGTCTCCTTGGAAACAAGTGACGAAAATGAATGGGTGAAAGCTCGTATCGTTCAAGATAAG GTAAAATACATATGGACTTCGGGTCGCTTATGCGACTTCAAAGGCTGCAACCGACCGGATCTTCTGCCCAACGAGGTCAACGGATGGTTCTGGACTGCAGAGCTTCAAAAACTTGCTCCCACTACGAACCGCCAACAAAACGACTGGTCAGAAGGCGGCGGTATTGGCAAACCCCAACCTGACAACAGG GAGCTGATCCAGGGTGGAGCTGCGGAACACTGCGTGGCGATTCTAAACAATTTCTACAATGATGGCGTCCACTGGCATGACGTTGCCTGCCATCATCGCAAACCATTCGTCTGCGAAGAGAATGACGCGCTCCTGAAATACGTCCGCTACACGAATCCGAATTTGAGAGTCTAA
- the LOC124539778 gene encoding SPRY domain-containing protein 7 produces the protein MFCCFKNCMNGFSLTPSVPIRVKSNPVQLDTLHMGHEVVIVKGGQRVCGSGCALGNAPLVQNKAYFEVKLQQGGVWAVGLATRDADLNRVHGGVDKESWCLNSDGTVRHDNVELYHLKPGSRESPTSELLVTTGFSNDNENQTENEKPESEKGEESAAVMPGEGDIIGVAYDHVELNFFLNGENMEIPVRNIRGTVYPALFVDDGAILDIILDNFRYPPPSGYAKIMVEQSLL, from the exons atgttttgttgttttaaaaactGCATGAATGGATTTTCCTTAACCCCGAGCGTACCAATACGTGTAAAGAGCAATCCAGTACAGTTAGATACATTGCATATGg GACATGAGGTAGTAATAGTCAAAGGTGGACAGCGCGTTTGCGGTTCTGGATGTGCTCTGGGAAATGCACCACTCGTTCAAAACAAAGCatattttgaagtaaaactTCAACAGGGAGGAGTGTGGGCTGTAGGCCTCGCGACAAGGGACGCAGATCTTAATAGAGTCCATG GTGGAGTTGACAAAGAATCTTGGTGTTTAAACAGTGATGGAACAGTACGACATGATAATGTTGAATTATATCACCTCAAACCAGGGTCAAGGGAATCTCCTACCTCAGAACTCTTAGTCACAACAGGATTTTCAAATGATAATGAGAACCAGACAGAGAATGAAAAACCTGAGAGTGAAAAGGGCGAGGAGAGCGCTGCGGTGATGCCAGGAGAAGGAGACATTATTGGTGTAGCGTATGACCATGTAGAGCTAAACTTTTTCCTTAACGGTGAAAACATGGAGATCCCTGTAAGAAACATTAGAGGCACTGTTTACCCAGCACTTTTCG TGGACGATGGAGCCATCCTGGATATAATATTAGACAACTTCAGATACCCCCCACCATCAGGATATGCAAAAATAATGGTGGAACAGTCACTTctctaa